One window of Cryptobacterium curtum DSM 15641 genomic DNA carries:
- the murC gene encoding UDP-N-acetylmuramate--L-alanine ligase: MAQQIERVHFIGVGGVGMSGIARVAHDQGMVVSGSDLRESRYTQQLREVGVEIFIGQAAENIPDNPAPDVVVTSTAILDNNPELIAAKARNLPIWHRARMLAQLGVGKKTIAIAGTHGKTTTSSMVASALDGIGADPTFLIGGIVRAYHTNAHSGEGAYYVVEADESDKSFTYLDPYAVLVTNVEADHLDHYNDLEEIHAKFTEFMSQVPDDGLLVVCADDEVLVSLAASTGKRMVTYGSAEGADAHIESWAPAGVGSTFTLKLPDGTLVEGSVKQNPGRHNVLNAAGTLTLLWGIGEDAQDVARSLSNFAGVRRRFDLVGEADGVTIVDDYAHHPTEIAATIAAAKKLDFKRVHVLFQPHRYSRVGLFTDVLRSEFAHAFDEADTAAFMDVYPAGETPVPGVNGKTFLDVLKDSSSHPALVYIPHRLDTVSSLLDMVEAGDLVLTMGAGDVTAVGPELLAALKARAGGAV, translated from the coding sequence ATGGCGCAGCAAATTGAACGGGTGCACTTTATTGGTGTTGGTGGCGTTGGCATGAGTGGTATTGCCCGCGTTGCGCACGATCAGGGAATGGTAGTTTCCGGCTCTGACTTGCGTGAAAGCCGCTATACCCAGCAGCTGCGCGAGGTTGGCGTTGAGATTTTTATCGGCCAGGCGGCCGAAAATATTCCTGACAACCCAGCCCCTGATGTGGTTGTTACGTCAACGGCTATTCTTGATAACAATCCTGAACTTATTGCAGCGAAGGCACGTAATCTTCCTATTTGGCATCGGGCTCGAATGCTTGCACAACTTGGTGTTGGTAAGAAGACCATCGCCATAGCTGGCACTCATGGCAAAACGACCACCTCGTCAATGGTTGCTTCAGCACTCGATGGTATCGGTGCCGATCCAACGTTTCTCATTGGTGGCATTGTGCGCGCTTATCACACGAATGCTCATTCGGGCGAGGGTGCCTATTACGTGGTCGAAGCTGATGAATCGGATAAAAGCTTTACCTATCTCGATCCGTATGCGGTGCTTGTGACTAATGTAGAAGCTGATCATCTCGACCATTACAACGATCTCGAAGAGATTCATGCCAAGTTTACTGAGTTTATGTCGCAAGTGCCTGATGATGGATTACTTGTTGTCTGTGCCGATGATGAGGTACTTGTTTCTCTCGCTGCCTCGACGGGTAAGCGTATGGTTACGTACGGTAGTGCCGAGGGCGCTGATGCGCACATTGAATCGTGGGCGCCAGCGGGTGTGGGGAGCACCTTTACGCTTAAACTTCCTGATGGCACGCTTGTTGAAGGATCAGTTAAGCAAAACCCCGGTCGGCATAATGTATTGAATGCTGCCGGCACTCTAACGTTGCTTTGGGGTATTGGCGAAGATGCGCAGGATGTTGCGCGCTCGCTTTCGAATTTTGCCGGCGTGCGTCGTCGGTTTGATTTAGTGGGCGAAGCAGATGGCGTCACGATTGTTGATGATTATGCGCATCATCCGACTGAAATTGCGGCAACCATCGCGGCGGCGAAGAAGCTCGATTTCAAACGGGTACACGTGTTGTTTCAGCCGCATCGCTACTCGCGTGTTGGCTTATTTACCGATGTGCTGCGAAGTGAATTCGCGCACGCATTTGATGAAGCTGATACAGCGGCATTCATGGATGTGTATCCCGCCGGAGAGACTCCTGTTCCTGGTGTTAATGGCAAAACGTTTCTTGACGTTCTCAAAGATTCTTCGTCCCACCCAGCGCTTGTGTACATTCCCCATCGACTCGATACGGTCTCTTCGCTGCTTGATATGGTCGAGGCGGGCGATCTTGTGCTGACCATGGGTGCTGGCGATGTGACAGCAGTGGGTCCGGAGTTACTTGCTGCTCTCAAGGCACGTGCTGGTGGGGCAGTGTAG